The following coding sequences lie in one Thalassoglobus polymorphus genomic window:
- a CDS encoding YkgJ family cysteine cluster protein, with translation MSDSSFNFPIVESCNGCGVCCHVQGAPPDFVALSLNPHFREDPSFAEDVERFDQLSGEPRDLLSAYLKQSAAGEIPTDGPCVWLDAKKEQCRFYDQRPSTCRVFEVNSPGCHFYRKLSGIEGYS, from the coding sequence ATGTCGGACTCATCATTCAACTTCCCCATTGTCGAATCGTGCAATGGGTGTGGAGTTTGTTGCCACGTGCAAGGTGCACCACCGGACTTTGTGGCGTTATCGCTCAACCCACACTTTCGAGAGGACCCTTCTTTCGCGGAAGACGTCGAACGCTTCGACCAACTCAGCGGAGAGCCTCGTGATTTACTCTCCGCTTACTTGAAGCAGTCCGCTGCCGGAGAGATCCCCACTGATGGCCCCTGTGTTTGGCTCGACGCAAAAAAAGAGCAGTGCCGATTCTACGATCAACGACCGTCGACCTGTCGAGTCTTCGAAGTGAACAGCCCCGGATGCCACTTCTACCGAAAACTATCCGGAATCGAAGGCTATTCATAA
- the hisA gene encoding 1-(5-phosphoribosyl)-5-[(5-phosphoribosylamino)methylideneamino]imidazole-4-carboxamide isomerase has protein sequence MEILPAIDLRNGKCVRLRQGDYNQETIFGDDPVAMAKRWEDEGGQWLHLVDLDGAKAGKPANVDVIRKIVEAVQIPCQLGGGIRSEEIVQSMLKDVGLNRVIIGTQALKEPDWFKEIVQKFPNQVCLGLDARDSMVATEGWLDVSKTSALELAKGYVGLPLAAVIYTNIANDGMMQGIDDGTLKDFVQLAEMGLKVIASGGVTTMEDITKLNAISKEHPNLIGAITGRAIYEGTVDLAEAVRLTSA, from the coding sequence ATGGAAATCCTGCCTGCAATTGATCTTAGAAACGGTAAATGTGTCCGGCTCCGACAAGGAGACTATAACCAGGAAACAATCTTTGGCGATGATCCTGTCGCTATGGCGAAACGCTGGGAAGACGAAGGAGGCCAATGGCTGCACCTTGTCGACCTGGATGGTGCAAAAGCCGGCAAACCGGCAAACGTCGATGTCATACGGAAAATTGTGGAAGCGGTGCAGATCCCCTGTCAGCTGGGAGGTGGAATTCGAAGCGAAGAGATCGTGCAATCAATGCTCAAAGATGTTGGCCTCAACCGGGTCATCATCGGCACGCAGGCCCTCAAAGAACCGGATTGGTTCAAAGAGATCGTACAGAAATTTCCGAATCAAGTTTGCCTGGGGCTCGATGCTCGAGACTCAATGGTTGCGACCGAAGGTTGGCTGGACGTCTCAAAGACCTCTGCTTTGGAACTTGCAAAAGGATACGTCGGACTACCTTTGGCAGCAGTGATCTACACGAACATTGCGAACGATGGAATGATGCAGGGAATCGACGATGGAACTCTGAAGGACTTCGTGCAACTTGCGGAGATGGGGCTCAAAGTGATTGCTTCCGGAGGAGTGACCACAATGGAAGACATCACCAAGCTGAATGCGATTTCGAAGGAGCATCCCAATTTGATCGGTGCAATTACCGGACGGGCGATTTACGAAGGAACCGTCGATCTCGCCGAAGCTGTTCGTCTGACATCAGCCTGA
- a CDS encoding HlyD family efflux transporter periplasmic adaptor subunit: protein MPLTKQSSTSSRDDILRKKSSRHGMIIKTIVAILAATSITIPVVTFAVAEKFPVVPEEGFAVVKRGSMELVVTQSGEVDSADNDVIISQCEWSTRVISLVPEGTWVEKGDIIAELDSSSIKKRFQDRAVLLVNATARLADAQEDLRIQKLTNESILARAELQQRLSKLQLDGYVEAEHPQKLNQLKASVALAEEELNRGEKQLEFVEDMVRLGYRSQSERDSERINVLKRKQALELAKDKLNVLQDFSYDRNLTRLEAIAVEAERELERVKMAASASILRREITVRSRERSYRIYKDYQDRLEKNIAACTVRASRSGELIYARTSSRSTSRIDEGSSMRYLQPIAKIPDRDRLQVKLRLHESNIRLMRIGLPAIIEIDAAGQGRYQGHISHLSTVPLAGLYPNYHLREYRVTVDVDVDPELARTIAPGMTAKVNIIAEQRQSAIQAPVQSIVEVGGEHLVFVRRGDEVEHRTVEVGISSDNEIEILNGLEEGEEIVLKPRVTCAQRIIALQKQSSGTEEERFWLSMTN, encoded by the coding sequence ATGCCTCTCACAAAACAATCCTCAACATCTTCGCGCGACGACATCTTGCGCAAGAAATCCTCGCGTCATGGAATGATTATCAAAACAATTGTTGCGATTCTTGCAGCAACATCGATCACAATTCCCGTTGTCACTTTTGCCGTCGCTGAGAAGTTCCCGGTTGTTCCTGAAGAAGGGTTCGCCGTTGTCAAACGTGGATCGATGGAACTTGTGGTTACTCAAAGTGGTGAAGTCGATAGTGCCGACAACGATGTGATCATCAGCCAATGTGAGTGGAGCACACGAGTGATCTCCCTTGTCCCAGAGGGAACGTGGGTGGAAAAGGGTGATATCATTGCGGAACTTGATTCTTCCAGCATTAAAAAACGCTTTCAGGATCGTGCCGTTCTTCTCGTGAATGCCACTGCTCGTTTGGCCGATGCTCAAGAAGATCTGCGTATTCAAAAGCTGACGAATGAAAGCATCCTGGCTCGTGCGGAACTGCAACAACGGTTGTCGAAATTGCAGTTGGATGGGTACGTGGAAGCTGAGCATCCTCAAAAACTCAATCAACTCAAAGCTTCAGTCGCGCTGGCAGAAGAAGAACTCAACCGAGGTGAGAAGCAACTCGAATTCGTTGAAGACATGGTTCGACTCGGCTATCGATCACAGAGCGAACGAGACAGTGAACGCATCAACGTTTTGAAGCGAAAGCAAGCGTTAGAGCTTGCTAAGGATAAACTGAATGTTCTTCAAGACTTCAGCTACGATCGGAATCTGACTCGGCTCGAGGCGATTGCCGTCGAGGCAGAGCGAGAACTTGAACGGGTGAAGATGGCTGCCTCGGCATCGATTCTACGCCGTGAAATTACTGTTCGTTCCCGAGAGCGATCATATCGAATTTATAAGGACTATCAGGATCGTCTGGAGAAAAATATTGCAGCCTGCACGGTTCGAGCAAGCAGATCAGGTGAACTGATTTACGCTCGAACAAGTTCCAGATCAACCTCACGCATCGATGAAGGAAGTTCGATGCGGTACTTGCAACCCATTGCAAAGATTCCAGATCGGGATCGTCTGCAGGTGAAGTTACGGTTGCACGAATCAAACATCCGATTGATGCGCATCGGTTTACCAGCGATCATCGAGATTGACGCTGCCGGACAGGGCCGTTATCAGGGGCACATCAGCCATCTTTCGACTGTTCCCCTTGCTGGACTCTATCCTAACTATCACCTCCGTGAATATCGCGTGACGGTGGATGTCGATGTTGATCCCGAATTGGCTCGCACAATCGCTCCCGGGATGACAGCGAAAGTGAACATCATCGCAGAGCAGCGACAGTCAGCCATTCAGGCACCGGTTCAGTCAATCGTTGAAGTCGGTGGGGAGCACCTTGTCTTCGTACGCCGCGGCGACGAAGTCGAACACCGCACCGTCGAGGTTGGAATTTCCAGCGACAACGAAATTGAAATTCTAAACGGTCTCGAAGAGGGCGAAGAGATTGTCCTCAAACCACGCGTCACCTGTGCACAACGAATCATCGCACTTCAAAAACAATCTAGTGGGACAGAAGAAGAGCGATTCTGGTTGAGCATGACTAATTAA
- a CDS encoding glycosyltransferase family 2 protein has protein sequence MLSIVIPVLNEEESLRELHRQIVDVCQSNAINVEVIFIDDGSTDTSWSIISDLAEKDQRISGIRFRRNFGKAAALTAGMNAVRGNYIMMMDADLQDDPAEIPSFLAKIDEGYDVVNGWKERRLDPWHKVYPSKVFNWMVGALNGLKLHDHNCGIKMFRVEVPREVRLYGEMHRFIAVLAHARGFKVAEVPVHHRPRQFGYSKYGVRRFLRGFLDLLTVKFLTGFGQRPQHMLGGIGLFFFGLGVLGLTYLGVLWILMNTLHVFEPAPIGGRPLLLYSVASLLLGAQGLSLGMLAELIVANTGRERDTYSVSDRTPFVDQDRPTVDV, from the coding sequence ATGCTTTCGATCGTCATCCCCGTTTTGAATGAAGAAGAATCGCTCCGAGAGTTGCATCGGCAGATTGTTGATGTGTGCCAGTCGAATGCGATTAACGTTGAAGTGATTTTCATTGACGACGGTTCGACCGATACATCGTGGTCGATTATCTCGGACCTGGCGGAAAAGGATCAACGAATTTCCGGGATACGCTTCCGTCGCAACTTCGGGAAAGCGGCGGCGTTAACAGCCGGGATGAATGCCGTCCGTGGTAACTACATCATGATGATGGACGCGGATTTGCAAGACGATCCCGCAGAGATTCCGAGTTTCCTTGCGAAAATCGATGAAGGGTACGATGTCGTCAACGGCTGGAAAGAGCGTCGGCTCGACCCTTGGCATAAAGTCTATCCGAGTAAAGTATTCAACTGGATGGTTGGCGCTTTAAATGGATTGAAGCTGCACGATCACAATTGCGGTATCAAAATGTTCCGGGTGGAAGTCCCGCGAGAAGTCCGCCTGTATGGTGAGATGCACCGCTTTATCGCTGTGTTGGCACATGCTCGTGGCTTCAAGGTTGCAGAGGTCCCGGTCCACCACCGTCCGCGTCAGTTCGGATATTCCAAGTATGGGGTCCGACGGTTCCTGCGCGGTTTCCTCGATCTGTTGACGGTCAAGTTTCTGACCGGTTTCGGGCAGCGACCACAACATATGCTCGGCGGAATCGGTCTGTTCTTCTTCGGGCTTGGTGTGCTCGGGCTGACTTATCTGGGAGTGCTCTGGATATTGATGAATACGCTCCATGTTTTTGAGCCAGCACCGATTGGTGGTCGTCCGCTGTTGTTGTACTCTGTCGCTTCGCTGTTGCTCGGAGCCCAGGGGCTCTCACTTGGCATGCTTGCAGAATTGATTGTCGCGAATACAGGTCGTGAGCGAGATACTTACAGCGTCTCCGATCGAACTCCATTTGTGGACCAGGATCGCCCGACCGTTGATGTTTAG
- a CDS encoding alginate export family protein has product MFQKVLYFFSLIALVQNSVFAQSTAEQKIPSSPEEIFADDIQDDAVSPITFTEIECDITETDCLPGPPLACDSYHEYNPGWCRQILSDDPPLSGLKNQQWGNWTYSVGGALRYRYIDESNRLRPPTTGRKSSYNQWRFNPYLELKHGDEFTAYVEGIDGSTFNADLPLLPVDQNRFDLLQYYSDVKLFDSGYGEKVRLRTGRQLLQYGSQHLISPLAWSNTFRNFEGAKLYYTSDAWKIDAFATRPVNGASGNINRPHSFDNPDQSRWFSGVYTTYKNAPMGTLDMYWLWLDEDDDQPDRIDGNRHTFGLRYAGEIPMNDECGHLWMTLGWDYEGAFQVGKDVVGAGPVKDVRAGFISTNTGLTFNQIAWSPTITGVFFWGSGDDDPTDGTSNTVSTLFPLGHAYWGLIDNFSGQNLLDYSAQVSVQPTEKLTFLTAWHWFDKAQAEDAIWNVAGAPFGGNIPTASRHLGNELDLVATYAASKNVTLQAGYFWFFYGDAVTKNPNPDVANRGDADQFYFLMDCKF; this is encoded by the coding sequence ATGTTTCAGAAAGTGTTGTATTTCTTTTCTTTGATAGCACTTGTGCAAAATTCAGTCTTCGCGCAGAGCACTGCTGAGCAGAAAATCCCTTCGTCTCCAGAAGAGATTTTTGCTGACGACATCCAAGACGACGCCGTCAGTCCTATCACATTCACAGAAATTGAATGTGACATCACAGAGACAGACTGCCTGCCTGGACCGCCTCTCGCTTGTGATTCTTACCACGAATACAATCCTGGGTGGTGTCGCCAAATTTTGAGTGATGACCCACCATTGAGTGGCCTCAAAAATCAACAGTGGGGTAACTGGACCTACTCCGTCGGTGGGGCTTTACGATACCGCTACATCGATGAATCCAATCGCCTGCGACCACCGACGACTGGTCGAAAGAGCAGCTACAATCAATGGCGTTTCAATCCGTACCTCGAACTTAAACACGGCGACGAGTTCACCGCTTACGTTGAAGGAATTGACGGATCAACGTTTAACGCCGACCTTCCATTACTTCCAGTCGATCAAAATCGCTTTGACCTGCTTCAGTACTACTCCGATGTAAAGTTGTTTGACTCGGGATATGGCGAGAAAGTTCGCCTGCGAACAGGTCGACAGCTTTTACAGTACGGTTCGCAGCACCTCATCTCACCTCTGGCGTGGTCGAATACGTTTCGGAATTTTGAAGGGGCGAAACTCTACTATACCAGTGATGCTTGGAAGATTGACGCTTTTGCAACCCGGCCCGTCAATGGTGCTTCAGGAAACATCAACCGTCCACACAGCTTCGACAATCCAGACCAAAGTCGATGGTTTAGTGGAGTCTACACAACCTACAAAAATGCCCCGATGGGGACGTTGGACATGTACTGGCTCTGGCTAGACGAAGATGATGACCAACCCGACCGTATCGACGGCAATCGACATACATTTGGATTACGATACGCTGGCGAGATCCCGATGAATGATGAGTGTGGTCACTTGTGGATGACACTGGGTTGGGACTACGAGGGAGCCTTCCAGGTCGGCAAGGATGTTGTCGGGGCTGGTCCCGTCAAAGACGTTCGTGCGGGTTTCATCTCGACCAACACCGGACTCACCTTCAATCAAATCGCCTGGTCGCCAACAATCACAGGTGTCTTCTTCTGGGGCTCGGGTGATGACGACCCAACCGACGGAACCAGTAACACGGTCAGCACACTCTTTCCGTTGGGGCATGCCTACTGGGGGCTGATCGACAACTTCTCGGGTCAAAACTTGCTCGACTACAGCGCACAAGTTTCAGTACAACCGACCGAGAAACTAACGTTCCTCACAGCTTGGCACTGGTTCGACAAAGCACAAGCTGAAGATGCCATCTGGAATGTGGCAGGGGCTCCGTTTGGAGGAAACATTCCAACGGCAAGTCGACATCTGGGGAATGAACTTGATCTCGTTGCCACGTACGCTGCAAGCAAAAACGTCACCCTCCAGGCTGGATACTTCTGGTTCTTCTACGGCGATGCCGTCACGAAAAACCCGAATCCTGATGTAGCCAATCGAGGCGATGCTGATCAGTTTTACTTCCTGATGGACTGCAAGTTCTGA
- a CDS encoding DUF309 domain-containing protein, producing the protein MSQPSFHLPPYTHIPGKTPHPFSDPQGHSYGQHDQKEIDEKSMFQHALFLFENGYYWEAHEAWEQVWIALKRRGPDADLIKGFIKLAACGVKCLEENRVGAERHLKRAQELLSSEKIDSSKRFASQLPNTQELIEQMRRRTEALSQPK; encoded by the coding sequence ATGTCGCAACCCTCATTTCATCTTCCGCCGTACACGCATATTCCGGGGAAGACTCCGCATCCGTTCTCCGATCCTCAAGGCCATTCATACGGTCAGCATGATCAGAAAGAGATCGACGAAAAAAGCATGTTCCAACATGCGTTGTTTCTATTCGAGAACGGTTACTACTGGGAAGCACATGAAGCTTGGGAACAGGTCTGGATTGCGCTGAAACGGCGCGGACCTGATGCTGATCTCATCAAAGGTTTCATCAAACTCGCAGCGTGTGGAGTCAAATGCCTGGAAGAAAACAGAGTCGGCGCGGAACGACACTTGAAGCGGGCGCAAGAGTTATTGAGCTCAGAAAAGATTGATTCCTCGAAGCGATTCGCATCGCAACTCCCGAACACTCAGGAGTTGATCGAGCAGATGAGAAGACGAACCGAAGCCCTTTCCCAGCCCAAATAA
- a CDS encoding Hsp70 family protein has protein sequence MPLNRPKQRVHPVGIDLGTTYSCLSYLTPEGQPVTIPNTEGELTTPSVVFFDGDEVVVGSEALRNSVTSPERVVLHAKRHIGDPNKCWIFDGHVYRPKEISSLIIRKLLDGAEERLGRVRHAVITVPAQFSDVQRQITVQAGVDAGLERVDIINEPVATALCHVLSEGIWFAEIAQDQTVLVFDLGGGTCDLSLVQYNKDEVKVIASGGDLQLGGLDWNQRLEDFACDEFVKSSTSDPRLDLESQQGLAIEIEQVKRSLSVRPKATILVQHDGRRKSILIERERFELLTNDLVKRTEEITKEMLKSHGKGWAHVDSVLVTGGASRMPMIRNMLQRISGTTLNTTLPPDQSISHGAAFYAGMLLSGQSLEKSSLDESASARLQKIKQQSVTGRSLGILIRDPETGDRRPHYLIEANTPLPCAYRQTFGTVVENQKRVHLHIVESGATLGEEYVELGDCLIHSLPEELPKRSPIEVTIQYDEQGRVRVHAVDRKSGQVARTTILRGGGKTSDDDIDVQAPVEEQPSQSKPDEPGDFSNAFEADLLKIETEDIAPSVPEETPVESRSPKKPRSAVDAKRTRKSTRPPKISSSVSLEEAERPIPLCNRCGNILEKSGNCLECGRSGAEKSSKKKLAKRKQSEDPTEPMTSSPTSHKRPRHKPR, from the coding sequence ATGCCTTTAAATCGTCCGAAACAACGAGTCCATCCTGTTGGAATCGACTTGGGAACGACGTATTCCTGCCTCTCGTATCTGACGCCGGAAGGGCAACCTGTCACGATCCCAAACACTGAGGGGGAGTTGACGACTCCATCTGTCGTCTTTTTTGATGGCGATGAAGTTGTCGTCGGTTCAGAAGCTCTGCGGAATTCAGTGACGAGTCCCGAACGAGTTGTTTTGCATGCCAAACGGCACATCGGCGATCCAAATAAGTGCTGGATCTTTGATGGGCATGTCTATCGCCCCAAAGAGATTTCCTCATTGATTATCCGGAAGCTTCTCGATGGAGCAGAGGAACGTCTGGGACGTGTTCGTCATGCTGTGATCACCGTTCCGGCTCAGTTCAGCGACGTCCAAAGACAAATCACCGTGCAAGCAGGGGTAGATGCCGGGCTGGAACGAGTGGACATTATCAATGAGCCGGTTGCAACCGCACTCTGTCACGTGTTGAGCGAAGGGATCTGGTTTGCTGAAATCGCTCAGGACCAAACTGTCCTTGTGTTCGATCTTGGAGGCGGAACCTGTGACCTCTCTTTAGTGCAGTACAACAAAGATGAAGTCAAGGTGATCGCTTCGGGCGGAGATTTGCAGTTGGGTGGACTCGATTGGAATCAACGGCTGGAAGACTTCGCTTGTGATGAATTTGTGAAGTCATCAACCAGCGATCCCCGGTTGGACTTAGAGAGTCAGCAAGGGCTTGCCATCGAGATTGAACAAGTCAAGCGGAGCCTCAGCGTTCGGCCTAAAGCAACGATTCTTGTCCAGCATGATGGGCGGCGAAAGAGCATTTTGATTGAACGCGAACGATTTGAATTGTTGACGAACGACCTCGTGAAGCGGACCGAAGAGATCACCAAAGAGATGCTCAAATCTCACGGGAAGGGCTGGGCGCACGTTGACTCTGTTCTGGTAACTGGTGGAGCTTCGCGGATGCCGATGATTCGGAATATGCTGCAGCGTATCAGTGGGACCACACTCAATACCACACTTCCCCCGGATCAATCGATTTCGCATGGAGCAGCGTTTTATGCGGGGATGTTGCTAAGCGGTCAATCGCTCGAAAAGTCTTCTCTTGATGAGTCTGCCTCGGCACGATTGCAAAAAATCAAACAACAAAGTGTGACTGGGCGTTCACTCGGAATTTTAATTCGTGATCCGGAAACAGGAGATCGCCGGCCGCACTACTTGATTGAAGCGAACACGCCTTTGCCCTGTGCGTATCGTCAAACGTTCGGGACTGTGGTCGAAAATCAGAAACGAGTTCATCTGCATATTGTCGAAAGTGGTGCGACGCTCGGGGAAGAATATGTTGAACTGGGAGACTGTTTGATCCATAGCCTCCCGGAAGAACTCCCGAAACGTTCGCCGATTGAAGTGACGATTCAATACGATGAACAAGGGCGGGTTCGTGTTCACGCAGTCGATCGGAAAAGTGGTCAGGTCGCTCGTACCACGATTCTTCGTGGAGGGGGAAAAACGTCTGATGATGACATCGATGTGCAAGCTCCAGTGGAAGAACAACCCTCGCAGTCGAAGCCTGACGAACCCGGAGATTTCAGTAACGCCTTTGAAGCCGACTTGCTCAAGATTGAAACTGAAGATATCGCCCCGTCGGTTCCAGAAGAGACTCCTGTAGAAAGTCGATCGCCGAAGAAACCGCGTTCAGCGGTTGACGCAAAACGGACTCGCAAATCGACACGACCACCAAAAATCTCAAGTTCCGTTTCTCTGGAAGAAGCAGAACGGCCGATTCCGTTATGCAACCGTTGTGGGAATATTCTCGAAAAAAGTGGGAACTGTCTCGAATGTGGGCGTTCTGGGGCGGAAAAATCTTCGAAAAAGAAATTGGCAAAGCGGAAGCAGTCGGAGGACCCGACCGAGCCGATGACCTCATCGCCGACTTCTCACAAACGCCCCCGGCATAAACCTCGGTAA